The following coding sequences lie in one Stigmatella aurantiaca genomic window:
- a CDS encoding Ig-like domain-containing protein — MKSLFHPVMLVAAVSLTAAGCQKVEKIDVKPAQVSLSSAGQKEALKARALTADGKPVEDSKFEYASSDGKVAQVDPSGTVTAGKSGSASITVKSGEKSATVPVTVSIPASIAVKGAPLSLTGLDTTAAVDSQVLDDAGQPVKDAPVAFTSADPAIVEVQGNQLVAKGVGTTSVTATSGELKQAFEVVVALPEISAVALETVPATLKVGETATLAAVAKGTDGAAIKGVSFSFTSSDEKIATVDATGNVKAVKPGSATITAAGAGKTTEAKLTIKKK; from the coding sequence ATGAAGTCACTGTTTCATCCCGTGATGCTCGTGGCCGCGGTCTCGTTGACGGCCGCTGGCTGCCAGAAGGTCGAGAAGATCGACGTCAAGCCCGCGCAGGTCTCACTCTCTTCCGCCGGGCAGAAGGAGGCCCTGAAGGCCCGCGCGCTCACCGCCGACGGCAAGCCCGTCGAGGACTCCAAGTTCGAGTACGCCTCCAGCGACGGGAAGGTGGCCCAGGTCGACCCCTCGGGCACCGTGACCGCGGGCAAGAGCGGCTCGGCGTCCATCACCGTGAAGAGCGGGGAGAAGAGCGCCACCGTGCCCGTCACCGTGAGCATCCCCGCCAGCATCGCCGTGAAGGGCGCGCCCCTGTCCCTCACGGGGCTGGACACCACGGCCGCCGTGGACAGCCAGGTGCTGGACGACGCGGGCCAGCCCGTGAAGGACGCCCCGGTGGCGTTCACCAGCGCCGACCCCGCCATCGTCGAGGTCCAGGGCAACCAGCTCGTCGCCAAGGGCGTGGGCACCACGTCCGTGACGGCCACCTCCGGTGAGCTCAAGCAGGCGTTCGAGGTCGTCGTGGCCCTGCCGGAGATCTCCGCCGTCGCCCTCGAGACGGTCCCCGCCACCCTGAAGGTCGGCGAGACGGCCACCCTGGCCGCCGTGGCCAAGGGCACCGACGGCGCCGCCATCAAGGGCGTCAGCTTCTCGTTCACCTCCAGCGACGAGAAGATCGCCACCGTGGATGCCACCGGCAACGTGAAGGCCGTCAAGCCCGGCTCCGCCACCATCACCGCGGCGGGCGCGGGCAAGACCACCGAGGCGAAGCTCACCATCAAGAAGAAGTAG
- a CDS encoding M20/M25/M40 family metallo-hydrolase — MKRSLPLLALISCATPSTPGPATGAPAAALRPEEVHLADLRQLTFGGENAEAYWSFDGKHLSFQANRGDMGCDRIFRMTVDPFSEAQVSSGKGATTCAHFLPGDQELIYASTHLGGEACPPKPDRSMGYVWALYDSYDIFKSNVDGSGVTRLTETPGYDAEGTVCGKDGSILFTSTRDGDIDLYRMDKDGGNVRRLTDAPGYDGGAFFSADCSKIVWRASRPKPGKELEDYQGLLARGLVRPSKLELFVANADGSEARQITYLNAASFAPFFHPNGQRILFSTNYGDPKGREFDIWAVNVDGSNLERITTAPGFDGFPMFSPDGKWLAFSSNRATEPGKGDTNVFLARWVEDVKPVAAVPTPADQVAKDAAFLAAPEQEGRGIGTKGLEASGAYIEKRFGDLGLKPAGDGGTFRQAFPVTVSAKPGPKTQVSLGGTALPADAYTVLGFSAQGAVQGPLVLAGYGIAEPSLKVDDYAKLDVKGKIAVVRRFVPDSPEFAETEKQRRSGDLRHKTWVAREKGAKALVVVDWPVAPSPQPKDWAMPTEAALPSPSIEGPGDAGIPVIVVKRSALEPLMARLSGGKRVEARLEVQLERETQQTFNVAGLLEAGEGKQPGVVVIGAHYDHLGLGGRNSLAPDKREPHVGADDNASGVAALLEIARQLTEKRAELRRDVLFLAFSGEESGVLGSSYFTRARGEAGMKDVAAMLNLDMVGRLRGNTLSVLGAESAEEWKPLVAAACEQARVQCTTGGDGYGPSDHSPFYAAGVPVLHFFTGTHSDYHKPSDTVQALNVAGISRVADITAAIARGLGERPALTYRKLPSPAPQGDMRSFNASLGTVPDYAGPPNGQKGMLLAGVRAGGAAEQAGLKRGDILVKLGTHAVGSVEDLMYVLNSAKPGETVTAVVLRDGKEVPLPVTFQESKRPR; from the coding sequence ATGAAGCGTTCCCTGCCCCTGCTTGCCCTGATCTCCTGTGCCACCCCCTCCACCCCAGGCCCCGCGACGGGCGCCCCCGCGGCGGCCCTGCGGCCGGAGGAAGTCCACCTGGCGGACCTGCGCCAGCTCACCTTCGGCGGGGAGAACGCCGAGGCCTACTGGTCCTTCGACGGGAAGCACCTCTCGTTCCAGGCGAACCGGGGGGACATGGGGTGTGACCGCATCTTCCGGATGACGGTGGACCCCTTCTCCGAGGCCCAGGTCTCCAGCGGAAAGGGCGCCACCACGTGCGCCCACTTCTTGCCGGGGGACCAGGAGCTCATCTACGCCTCCACGCACCTGGGGGGCGAGGCGTGCCCGCCCAAGCCGGACCGCTCCATGGGCTACGTGTGGGCGCTCTACGACAGCTACGACATCTTCAAGTCGAACGTGGATGGCAGCGGGGTGACGCGGCTGACGGAGACGCCCGGGTACGACGCGGAGGGCACCGTCTGCGGCAAGGATGGCTCCATCCTCTTCACCTCCACCCGGGACGGGGACATCGACCTGTACCGCATGGACAAGGACGGGGGGAACGTGCGCCGGTTGACGGACGCCCCCGGCTATGACGGCGGTGCGTTCTTCAGCGCGGACTGCTCGAAGATCGTCTGGCGCGCCTCACGCCCGAAGCCCGGCAAGGAACTGGAGGACTACCAGGGGCTGCTCGCCCGGGGGCTGGTGCGGCCCTCGAAGCTGGAGCTGTTCGTGGCCAACGCGGACGGCTCGGAGGCCAGGCAGATCACCTATCTCAACGCGGCCTCGTTCGCCCCGTTCTTCCACCCCAACGGCCAGCGCATCCTCTTCTCGACGAACTACGGGGACCCGAAGGGCCGCGAGTTCGACATCTGGGCGGTGAACGTGGACGGCTCGAACCTGGAGCGCATCACCACCGCGCCGGGCTTCGACGGCTTCCCCATGTTCTCGCCGGACGGCAAGTGGCTGGCGTTCTCCAGCAACCGGGCCACGGAGCCGGGCAAGGGGGACACCAACGTGTTCCTGGCGCGCTGGGTGGAGGACGTCAAGCCGGTGGCGGCCGTCCCCACCCCCGCGGACCAGGTGGCGAAGGACGCCGCCTTCCTCGCGGCCCCGGAGCAGGAGGGCCGGGGCATCGGCACGAAGGGCCTGGAGGCCTCGGGGGCCTACATCGAGAAGCGCTTCGGGGACCTGGGCCTGAAGCCGGCCGGTGACGGCGGCACCTTCCGCCAGGCGTTCCCGGTGACGGTCTCGGCGAAGCCGGGCCCGAAGACCCAGGTGTCCCTGGGCGGCACGGCGCTCCCGGCGGACGCGTACACGGTGCTGGGCTTCTCGGCGCAGGGGGCGGTGCAGGGACCGCTGGTGCTGGCAGGCTATGGCATCGCCGAGCCCTCGCTGAAGGTGGACGACTACGCGAAGCTCGACGTGAAGGGGAAGATCGCCGTGGTGCGCCGCTTCGTCCCGGACAGCCCGGAGTTCGCCGAGACGGAGAAGCAGCGCCGCTCCGGCGACCTGCGGCACAAGACGTGGGTGGCGCGGGAGAAGGGGGCCAAGGCGCTCGTGGTGGTGGACTGGCCGGTGGCCCCCTCGCCGCAGCCGAAGGACTGGGCGATGCCCACCGAGGCCGCCCTGCCGTCCCCCTCCATCGAGGGACCGGGCGACGCGGGCATCCCCGTCATCGTCGTGAAGCGCTCGGCCCTGGAGCCGCTCATGGCCCGGCTGAGCGGGGGCAAGCGCGTGGAGGCGCGCCTGGAGGTGCAGCTCGAGCGCGAGACGCAGCAGACCTTCAACGTGGCGGGGTTGCTGGAAGCAGGGGAGGGCAAGCAGCCCGGAGTGGTGGTGATCGGCGCCCACTACGACCATTTGGGGCTCGGTGGACGGAACTCCCTGGCCCCGGACAAGCGCGAGCCGCACGTGGGGGCCGATGACAACGCCTCGGGCGTGGCGGCGCTGCTGGAGATCGCCCGGCAGCTGACGGAGAAGCGCGCGGAGCTGCGCCGGGACGTACTCTTCCTCGCCTTCTCCGGGGAGGAGTCGGGGGTGCTGGGCTCCTCGTACTTCACGCGCGCGCGGGGGGAGGCGGGGATGAAGGACGTGGCCGCGATGCTGAACCTGGACATGGTGGGCCGGCTGCGCGGCAACACGCTCTCGGTGCTGGGGGCGGAGTCGGCCGAGGAGTGGAAGCCGCTCGTCGCCGCCGCCTGCGAGCAGGCCCGGGTGCAGTGCACCACGGGCGGGGACGGCTACGGCCCGAGCGACCACTCCCCGTTCTACGCGGCGGGCGTGCCGGTGCTGCACTTCTTCACCGGGACGCACTCGGACTACCACAAGCCCTCGGACACGGTGCAGGCGCTGAACGTGGCCGGCATCTCCCGGGTCGCGGACATCACGGCCGCCATCGCCCGGGGGCTGGGCGAGCGCCCCGCGCTGACCTATCGGAAGCTGCCCTCGCCGGCGCCGCAGGGGGACATGCGCAGCTTCAACGCCTCGCTCGGCACGGTGCCGGACTACGCGGGGCCGCCGAACGGGCAGAAGGGCATGCTGCTCGCGGGGGTGCGCGCCGGGGGCGCCGCGGAACAGGCGGGCCTGAAGCGGGGGGACATCCTCGTGAAGCTCGGCACGCACGCGGTGGGCAGCGTGGAGGACCTGATGTACGTGCTCAACAGCGCCAAGCCGGGCGAGACGGTGACGGCGGTGGTCCTCCGCGACGGCAAGGAAGTGCCCCTGCCGGTGACCTTCCAGGAGAGCAAGCGGCCCCGGTAG
- a CDS encoding M14 family metallopeptidase has protein sequence MRHAQVEAWVRRLREEAPDVFQVETAGHSVEGRALHHVWFGRGPRHVLLWSQMHGDEPTATTALFELFEYIRRDREHPRVEALLAGLTVHAVPMLNPDGAERFQRVNAQGIDINRDALMLQTPEGRTLKALRDRLQPSLGFNLHNQDWRTAVEKTRKPASISLLAPAFDEARGDNPGRVLAKKVCAVIRDALEPFIPGQIGRYSDAFEVRAFGDNIGRWGTPTVLIETGPWPTADHDEALRRLNFVALVTALEALVNGQAEAADLGSYDSIPLNESKGLLRLVVKGAQVFGEAGEAFTADLGVAASPAVRKRAGAAVAVMAGEIAELGDLRVFGALETVDGAGLTVVPLPPEPPKEGDTVPLPPRGNCTVRVGQPAELMLLRAAPAPGLWRVERLIRFER, from the coding sequence GTGCGCCACGCGCAGGTGGAGGCCTGGGTGCGCCGCCTCCGGGAGGAAGCCCCGGACGTGTTTCAGGTGGAGACCGCGGGGCACTCGGTCGAGGGCCGGGCACTTCACCATGTCTGGTTTGGCCGGGGGCCGAGGCACGTCTTGCTCTGGTCCCAGATGCATGGCGACGAGCCCACGGCCACGACGGCGCTGTTCGAGCTGTTTGAATACATCCGGCGGGACCGCGAGCACCCCCGGGTGGAGGCCTTGCTCGCGGGGCTCACCGTGCATGCGGTGCCCATGCTCAACCCGGATGGGGCCGAGCGCTTCCAGCGGGTGAACGCCCAGGGCATCGACATCAACCGGGACGCGCTCATGCTCCAGACGCCGGAGGGCCGCACCCTCAAGGCCCTGCGCGACCGGCTCCAGCCCTCTTTGGGCTTCAACCTTCACAACCAGGACTGGCGGACGGCGGTGGAGAAGACGCGCAAGCCGGCCTCCATCTCGCTGCTGGCGCCGGCCTTCGACGAGGCGCGCGGCGACAACCCGGGGCGGGTGCTCGCCAAGAAGGTCTGTGCGGTCATCCGGGACGCGCTCGAGCCCTTCATTCCGGGGCAGATTGGCCGGTACAGCGATGCCTTCGAGGTCCGTGCCTTCGGGGACAACATCGGCCGCTGGGGCACGCCCACGGTGCTCATCGAGACGGGCCCCTGGCCCACGGCGGACCATGACGAGGCGCTGCGCCGGCTGAACTTCGTGGCCCTCGTCACGGCGCTGGAGGCGCTGGTGAACGGGCAGGCGGAGGCGGCGGACCTGGGGAGCTACGACTCGATTCCCCTGAACGAGAGCAAGGGCCTGCTGCGCCTCGTGGTGAAGGGCGCCCAGGTGTTCGGCGAGGCCGGGGAGGCCTTCACGGCGGACCTGGGGGTGGCGGCGAGCCCCGCGGTGCGGAAGAGGGCCGGAGCGGCCGTGGCGGTGATGGCGGGCGAGATCGCGGAGCTGGGAGACCTGCGCGTCTTCGGGGCGCTGGAGACGGTGGACGGGGCCGGGCTCACCGTGGTGCCGCTGCCCCCCGAGCCGCCGAAGGAGGGCGACACGGTGCCGCTGCCGCCGCGGGGGAACTGCACGGTGCGGGTGGGTCAGCCCGCGGAGCTGATGCTCTTGCGCGCGGCCCCCGCGCCCGGCCTGTGGCGCGTGGAGCGCCTCATCCGGTTCGAGCGCTAA
- a CDS encoding prenyltransferase: MLESGRLRAYSRLLKLNLPELGLFPLIGFGILAADIQGARPWQLCLAFLLFSLCCSTLSIVLDDIEGYRDGVDQTHALAAKRNITKPLLTGELTLPEAWKAAAAIVLFAAVTGTGLVWLTPAPAVATLGLLVVTMAGVIQYSWGTKLSYRGLGELVVIYGATMTVLLPVWLLRGHLDTATIWVALMAGIPYAAQIAISNAVDYDGDKASGRRTLTVMVGPQRAPWIALTLLGLFWGLFVAGLATRTLPLAVITWLVLLPNHVRVLRWAFAGRYADSRLLSFKTIRLQLGVSCLSLAAGAILG; encoded by the coding sequence ATGTTAGAATCTGGACGTTTACGCGCATACTCCCGGCTCCTGAAGCTCAACCTCCCCGAACTCGGCCTGTTTCCCCTGATTGGCTTCGGGATTCTGGCGGCGGACATCCAGGGCGCGAGGCCCTGGCAGCTGTGTCTGGCGTTCCTGCTGTTCAGCCTGTGCTGCTCCACGCTGTCCATCGTGCTGGATGACATCGAGGGCTACCGCGACGGCGTGGACCAGACGCATGCGCTGGCCGCGAAGCGGAACATCACCAAACCCCTGCTCACCGGGGAGCTGACGCTGCCGGAGGCCTGGAAGGCGGCGGCGGCCATTGTCCTGTTCGCGGCGGTGACGGGCACCGGGCTGGTGTGGCTGACCCCCGCGCCGGCGGTAGCGACGCTGGGGCTGCTGGTGGTGACGATGGCGGGCGTCATCCAGTACTCGTGGGGCACGAAGCTGTCCTACCGGGGCCTGGGCGAGCTGGTCGTCATCTACGGGGCGACAATGACGGTGCTGCTGCCGGTGTGGCTGCTGCGAGGCCACCTGGACACGGCGACGATCTGGGTCGCGCTCATGGCCGGCATTCCCTACGCCGCGCAGATCGCCATCTCGAACGCGGTGGACTACGACGGGGACAAGGCCAGCGGCCGACGCACCCTGACGGTGATGGTCGGTCCCCAGCGCGCGCCCTGGATTGCCCTGACGCTCCTCGGGCTGTTCTGGGGGCTGTTCGTGGCGGGCCTGGCCACGCGCACGTTGCCGCTGGCGGTCATCACGTGGCTGGTGCTGCTGCCCAACCACGTGCGTGTGCTCCGCTGGGCCTTCGCGGGCCGGTATGCGGACTCCCGGCTCCTGTCCTTCAAGACGATCCGGCTCCAGCTCGGCGTGTCGTGCCTCTCGCTCGCGGCCGGGGCGATCCTCGGTTAG